In the genome of Limnothrix sp. FACHB-406, the window CACAGCCCAGCGCCAGTCAAAGTCAGAGTCAACACTTTGGGCAATCAAATCTAAGGGATGCTGCCCCGTGAGCCAATGCACGATCGTGCGGCCCAGGCTAAACCAATCGCTGGCGGGGCCAATGGGCTGCCCTTGCCGCTGCTCTGGGGCAATGTAGCCAGCGGAGCCACAGGCCGCCGCCCGCTCACCCACCAGCATTGCCGCATCAAAATCCACCAGGGCCAAATCCCCCTGGGGTCGCCGAATCAGATTGGCGGGCTTCACGTCCCCATGGATCCAGCCGGCTTGGTGCAGGTTGTGAAGCAGGCTGCTGAGTTGCACCCACCAGCGAATCGCTGCCATGGGGTCGATCGCCCCCTGTCGATCGAGATAAGCCTCTAGGGATTCCCCCGCGATCGCTTCCATCACCAGCCCCTGAAAGGGCCAGCGGCTGTCGATCGGTCGCCAGCAAAAGAAGCCATCCACGGCCGCCTTGGGGATTTGGGGATGCTGGGGGCCGCGCATCAGCACTTCCGCTTCCCGATAAAGCCGATCGAGCCGGGTTGATTGTTGACGAATCAACAGTTTCAAAACCTTGGGCCGATCGTCGTCTTCCAAGTCCACCACCTCAAACACTTGCACCTGACCGACTTGGGGCAATCGTGCGGCGGCGGCATTCAGCCCCCGCAGGATGCTGTAGCGATCGTGAATTAAGGTTCCGTCGGGCCAAGCCGTTTTCCGATCCTGAGACAACACCGGAGAGGGAAGGATCATGGGGCATTCTCGACCAAAGTTTCAAGAATTCAGCAACACAGAGCAAGCAGCTAGGGCGCAATTACTCAAGCCCTAAACCCAACATCAACTGCATTAACATCGCCTTGCTTGGAAATTTTTATGCAGGCTCCAAAACCTGGAATTGTTGTTGATTTAGCCCAAAAACCATCAGCAGCCCATTGGCTTGGATCCGGCTGCGGCCCATGACAGCGGGCTTTGGCCCAGAACCCAGATGAATTGCTCGCGGCTTTTGGCCCAGATCCAGGGGCGATCGACCCTAGGTCTGTCCGTTGAACGAATTTGTTGAACGAGTCCTCTGAGCTAACAGGAATTCACGAGGGCTGAACAATCAGTTTCCCCCACGCGATCGGCGCGGAATCGGTGGCGAAATCAGCTTGAAAATCAGAATATCTCGATTCATTTTGTAAGAGCCAAAGCCAAAATCTTAGGTAAAACTCTAAAATCTTAGGTAAATCTCAAATCTTCGATCAATTCGATGAAACTGACCTGAATCTCGGCCACGAACTTTGGCTAATCGAGCCTTTCCCGAAGGAGGGTGACCAGCAAACGATGGATAGCAAAAGCACGTTGTTTCAGGAGGTGGGGTGCGAATGGAATCTCGAAGGTCTCTATCGCGACTTGGGCCGAGTCAAGGCCCGGCTGCTGTGGGCAAAGCAGGGGCAGCCCTGTCCGGAGTTTCCTGCCGCTGGTGATCCTCGGCGATCGCAACTCAGCCGCACTGAACGCCTCTATTTGCGCGGATTTCTCACAGGAATGAGCATTAAAGCCCTGGCAACAGTGCTTGAAATTAACACCGATGCTCTCCGAACGGAACTCACAAATAAGCTTTACACTTATCTTAAAGCATTATTAAATTGGGAAGGGCGTTTTTGTCATCGCCGAGCTTTGGCAATGTTAGCAGAACGTCCCTATCGAATTTCCGCCGCTCCGATCGCGGAGCATCGAAACTTGAAGGTTTATTTACCAGCTCAGGATAGTGCGATTTTGGAGGGCCGCGATCGGGAGTGGGAACACCTGATTCACTGGCTGCAACGGAATCAAGAAGAGCGATTTTGGGTGATTGAAGGCGCTGGCGGAACCGGTAAGACGGCCCTGGTTTTAGCGAGCGTTCATTATTTAATTCAACAAAACTCTTGCCCTTTTCAGCGGGTCTTGTTCACTTCCGCTAAAACCCATTACTTAACGGGAATGGGGTTGCTGCCAGGATGTCGATCGCAACAAACCCTAGAGCAGCTATTATCGGAAATTTTGCAAGATCTCACATCCGATTCTGATCGGGTGGCAAATGAATGGAACGATCGCCCGTTGCCCGATCGAATGCGACAGGCTTGGACTTTGATGGCTCAACAACCCATGTTGTTGATTTTGGATAGTTTTGAGGAAGTGACGGATCCGCAGGCCACGTTGGCGTTTTTGTATGAATTGCCGGCCACGGTCAAGGTGTTGTTCACCTGTCGCTATCGGTTGCCGATCGCCCGATCGCTCCACCTAGATCCCCTGGAGCCAGAGGCGGCCTTGCGGTGGATCATGCAGCGGGTTCCGGAAACGGGTTGGCCTTGGTCTCTGGGGCAATATCGGCGCTTGGTGGCGGCGGCGGGTTCCCTGCCGGGGCCGATCGCTTGGGGGTTGGGGCAATTGGCGGCGGGCCAACCAATCGCCTGGGTCATTGCCCAACTGGAGCAGCCGGATCACTGGGTGACGCAGTTTTACTGCGCCAATACCCTGGAGGCTTTGGGCGGGCAGTTGGCGGGGCAATTCCTGTTGGCCCTCAGTTGGTTTGCGGTTCCCGTGCAACCGGCACTGTTAGCCCAAGTGGCCGGAGTGGATCCAGAAGCCCATGCCACTTGGGCCCATTTGGCCAAGCTGGCTGAGCAGTCCATGGTGACCCTCCATTGTGATGGGTGCTATGGTCTGTCGTCCTTGGCTCGGCGTTATGTGGCCACGGTGGGGGTCGATCGCCTGGCCCCAACTCAAGAAATGGCGATGCGTGAGCGATGGTTGCAATGGGCGATCGACTACGTGCGGCAACATGGCCAGGGCGATCGCCTGGAGTGGTTAACCGATCACCAGGCGATCGATCTCCATTGGGACACCCTGAATCAGGTTTTGGATTGGTGTTTGGCGGCCGGGCGATTGGAGTCGTTTTGGCAGGTTTTTCAACCCCTCAGGGGCTACAGCCACTTTCGCGGTCATTGGTCGGAGCGGATTGCCCGCGATGCCAAAGCCATCCAACTGGCTCGTCAGCAGCAGAACTCGGCCTTGGAGGCACGCTTTTTGTTCGATCGCGGTTGGACCCATGCCCTCCGCAATGACTCCCAATCCCTTCGCCAGGCTTGCGCGGATTTTGAGGCCGTTTGGCAATTGCGAGATCACCTGGATCTAGATTTGCAGTCGGATTTAGCCATTAACCAACTGCGCCTGGCCTATGAACAGGGATCGATCGACCATGGCGATCGGTGGAAACACCGTGTTGAGCAGCTCATTCACAATCCCCAGCTCAACGCTGAGCACCGATTGCGCTTGGAGTGCCAGAGTCTTTACTACGAAGGCGATGTAGCCCAGCAGGCACAGAACTCCGCCGAAGCCTTGCGACTTTATACAACAGCCCTGAAAAAAGCACAGGCCTTGGGTTGGCAACGGGGAACGGCCTACATTCAGTCCTCGATCGGGCAGGTGCGGATGGCGCAGGGGCAATATTCCCGAGCTTTGCGGGAGTTGGAAGCTAGCTACCGGTTGGCGGCAGTGATTGTTGATCAGCGGTGTTGTGCCTATTGCTGCAAGCATTTGGCCCGCGCGGCCTTGGCCGGGCGATTGCGCAAGGAGTCGCGTAATTGGGCCGAGCGGGCGATCGATCACTTCCAAACCTTGGGAATGGTCACCGAGGCCCAAGAAATGGAGGATTTTCTGAAAAATCTCTAAACATTTTTAACGAGGTCTTTAGAGCGGATTGATAAAGCGACTATAAATTCCTTTCCAAGATTACTGATTGACTGACAAAACGCTCAAATGCTTGGTTTTTCGGTAGGTTGGGTTGAGCTTTGCGAAACCCAACTCGATCACTACGAACCTTGCTGTTGTTGGGTTTCGTGCCTCAACCCAACCTACAAAATGATCGTTGATCAGCCGATCTGGAGGAAAGGGATTTTCGTGAAAGAGGTCTAATTTCCCACATCTGCAACGCCTGACTCGGCCGTTGCTCTTGGTCAAGGGAACTGATCCTCAAAACAAATGCTCAAAACAAATGGCAAAAACAGAGAAGCGCAACAGTTAATAAAACTGCTGCGCTTCCTCAAAGCCGCGATCGGGTGCTTCTGGCCCCGGTCGTGGGTTAGACCCAATCCATGGCACAACCCAGAGGTTAATGGAAAATTGGATCCACGACGGAGCAAGGAAACCCAAAACGTTTTTAGCCACAGGCCGCTTCGGCCACAGAAGAGAGACTTGGGTTGGGTTAGACCGCTGCACCGTCTTGAACGTCGGTGGTCGTTTCCTCTTCATTGGTTTCCGCTTCGGCCGATGCAGACGGGCGACGAGAGCGGTGCATCCGTCCACTGTTGGAGCGCTTGCGGAATTTACGTGCGTAAGCCAAGTTACGCTGTGCTTTTTCTTTTTTGAGGTTACGGCGCTTTGCCATGTTCCATTTCCCGTTCAGCCCACCTAGCATAGCGCATCTCGATCGCCTTGAGATTGCCTTTCGCGATCGACCCGCAAAGGTTGGCCCGCAAAGGTTGGCTATGTCGGGAAGGATTGGGCTGATTGGAGCCAGCTTTGGGCAAACTGCCGAGCGCTTTCGGAACCCTGAATTTGTCCAATGGCCTGGGCCCGCTCCAGGGCCGCCAACAGTTGACCGACGATCGGCCCCCGGGGCAAGCCAAATTCCGTCATCAACTCGTGACCCGTGAGCGGTGGGCTGGGGTGGGCGACCGGATCGGTGGCATCTTGCCAACGGCCAATCGCCTCGGCCAGGGCGATCGGGGCCGTTCCTTCCGCCAAAGCCAGGAGCACGGCTGCCAAAAATCCCTCCCCAGCCGCCTTGCAAAATTGGTACTGAGCCGCGCGATCGAGAGGCGAGAGGCGATCGGCCGGCAGGCTAGCCTTGGCCCCCAGAATTGCCAGCAGAATGCGCTGATCAAGCCGGCTGGTTTTGAGTTGCTCCAGGGCCCGTTGGGCGATCATCAAATCTGACCCCAACAAACAGGCCAGCCGGGCCGCCGCCAAGGGCGATCGCCCATTGGGCAGGGGACAGTTGAGGGGGGCATCGGGCCAAAGGTTTTGTAATTGCTCGATCGCCTTGGATAGGGCCGGGAGTGTTACCCCATGCTTTCCTTGCCAAGGGGGCAGCCAATCGCGCAAAAGCTGAATTTCGCTGGCCGCCATCAGTGCCCGATCGCCCCGGGGCGTTTCCAACAAATAGTCCAACTCAGCTCGCACTCGTTCGGCGGCCACAAGCCGCAAATTCGGTACCTGTTGGGCGATCGCCTGGGCCGTGGTCGGCTCCATTTGAAGGTTCAATTGGGCGCTGATTCGATAGGCCCGCAACAAGCGCAGGGGATCCTCCCGCAGGTTTTCCACGGACACCATCCGCAGGGATCGATCGGCTAAGTCTCGCCGGCCTTCGAGGGGATCCACCCACTCCTGACGATGGGGTTGATAGGCGATCGCATTCACCGTGAAGTCCCGCCGTCGCAGATCCGCCTCGATCGAGTCGCCCACTTGGGCCGCCACATCCAGCGTTCCCTGCGCAAAAACCACCCGCGCAATCTGGCGTTCTCGATCCAA includes:
- a CDS encoding AAA family ATPase, whose amino-acid sequence is MDSKSTLFQEVGCEWNLEGLYRDLGRVKARLLWAKQGQPCPEFPAAGDPRRSQLSRTERLYLRGFLTGMSIKALATVLEINTDALRTELTNKLYTYLKALLNWEGRFCHRRALAMLAERPYRISAAPIAEHRNLKVYLPAQDSAILEGRDREWEHLIHWLQRNQEERFWVIEGAGGTGKTALVLASVHYLIQQNSCPFQRVLFTSAKTHYLTGMGLLPGCRSQQTLEQLLSEILQDLTSDSDRVANEWNDRPLPDRMRQAWTLMAQQPMLLILDSFEEVTDPQATLAFLYELPATVKVLFTCRYRLPIARSLHLDPLEPEAALRWIMQRVPETGWPWSLGQYRRLVAAAGSLPGPIAWGLGQLAAGQPIAWVIAQLEQPDHWVTQFYCANTLEALGGQLAGQFLLALSWFAVPVQPALLAQVAGVDPEAHATWAHLAKLAEQSMVTLHCDGCYGLSSLARRYVATVGVDRLAPTQEMAMRERWLQWAIDYVRQHGQGDRLEWLTDHQAIDLHWDTLNQVLDWCLAAGRLESFWQVFQPLRGYSHFRGHWSERIARDAKAIQLARQQQNSALEARFLFDRGWTHALRNDSQSLRQACADFEAVWQLRDHLDLDLQSDLAINQLRLAYEQGSIDHGDRWKHRVEQLIHNPQLNAEHRLRLECQSLYYEGDVAQQAQNSAEALRLYTTALKKAQALGWQRGTAYIQSSIGQVRMAQGQYSRALRELEASYRLAAVIVDQRCCAYCCKHLARAALAGRLRKESRNWAERAIDHFQTLGMVTEAQEMEDFLKNL
- a CDS encoding serine/threonine-protein kinase: MILPSPVLSQDRKTAWPDGTLIHDRYSILRGLNAAAARLPQVGQVQVFEVVDLEDDDRPKVLKLLIRQQSTRLDRLYREAEVLMRGPQHPQIPKAAVDGFFCWRPIDSRWPFQGLVMEAIAGESLEAYLDRQGAIDPMAAIRWWVQLSSLLHNLHQAGWIHGDVKPANLIRRPQGDLALVDFDAAMLVGERAAACGSAGYIAPEQRQGQPIGPASDWFSLGRTIVHWLTGQHPLDLIAQSVDSDFDWRWAVPGLPDSIADAIDTLMAPNPSDRRIMPAGTTATSLLPLAQRLARPPIVATPPRQFPEFPRAA
- a CDS encoding CCA tRNA nucleotidyltransferase; translated protein: MSLDLQDWPLKLTPLKLTDLPETAYLVGGAVRDALLGRQRDAVDLDVVLATGAIELARSIAGRYDAGFVVLDRERQIARVVFAQGTLDVAAQVGDSIEADLRRRDFTVNAIAYQPHRQEWVDPLEGRRDLADRSLRMVSVENLREDPLRLLRAYRISAQLNLQMEPTTAQAIAQQVPNLRLVAAERVRAELDYLLETPRGDRALMAASEIQLLRDWLPPWQGKHGVTLPALSKAIEQLQNLWPDAPLNCPLPNGRSPLAAARLACLLGSDLMIAQRALEQLKTSRLDQRILLAILGAKASLPADRLSPLDRAAQYQFCKAAGEGFLAAVLLALAEGTAPIALAEAIGRWQDATDPVAHPSPPLTGHELMTEFGLPRGPIVGQLLAALERAQAIGQIQGSESARQFAQSWLQSAQSFPT